TCAGTTTGggaagaatatttaaaaatttcaatgtgATTGGGGCGGTGAGTTTCAAGCTTTTACATCGGTTCTGACCAGTCATGGATTCTTCATTGTCTTTCCTCCCTATATACTTTAGAACAGAATGGGGTTGTTGAGCGTAAACACAGGCACATTGTGGAAATCGACCTTATACTTTTGGCCTAGGCTAATTTACCTATAGATTACTGGGGATATGCATTCTGCAGTGCTCTTCACCTTATCAATCATCTGTCCACTCTTATCTTGAAAGGTCAGTCTCCGTATCAGACTCTTCATAGTCGTAAACCTAAATATAATCACTTAAGGGTGTTTAGTTGTTGTTGCTTTCTGTATTTGTGTCCTTTTATGCAACACAGGCTAGATTTTATTTCACAGGTATGTACATTTCTGGAATATAGCTTTCAACATAAGTGCTATCGTTGTCTCACACCAGACGGTAAGGTTATTGTTTCTCTccatgttgtttttgatgaacgTTGATTCTTGTTTCCTTTGCCTACTCTGGCCACTATCTCGCCACCTGCTGTCCCTTTACCTCCTGCTTCAAGTTGCAATCCTGTGCAGTCTATTTCGATTGGGTTACCAGCCACGTGTATTCCAAGACAACCCGTTTCAATTGGTTCGTCAGCTAAATTAAGACCTGATCATAGGGAGCATCATTTTCCAATTCCTTCTGCAGAAGCTAGTCCGTTCGGTTAAACCTGTGTGTcttcaaatattcattttcttcctccGGAAAATACTCACACTATGGTTACTCGGTCTAATGCAGGAAATTTTAAACCCAAGGCTTTGTCAATAGAAGTTGTAGATTTTGAGCTACGCTCTGTTGAGGAAGCTCTTGCTCATAATGAGTGGAAATTAGCAGTTCAAACTAAATTTGATGCTTTAATGGCTAACTTTACCTGGGAACTTGTTCTTCTACCTCCTGGTTGAAAAGTAATTGGGTGCAAATggcttttcaaaataaaaaagaatccTGATGGGTCGGTTGATCGACAAAAGGCACAATTGGTAGCAAAAGGATGTTCACAGGTACCTGGATGTGACttcaaaaaaaacttttatcCGGTGGTCAAACCTGCTACTATCCGAACCATATTATCTGCTGTTGTATCAAATGAGTGGAAACTCCGTCAAGTCGATGTCAACAATGCCTTCTTAAATAGAGATCTTACTGATGAAATGTTTATGAAGCAACCTCCAAGCTATGTTCAATATGAAGCAAATGGTGAGCCTTTGGTATGTCGCCTGACAATGGCATTGTACGGATTACGGCAAGCTCCTCGTGCCTAGTTTGACAATTAAAACAGTTCCTTGTTTCTACTGGTTTTGTCTTATCAAAATATGATGCTTCCTTGTTTGTTAAAGTTACAACCAAGTTCATCGTCTATGTTTTGGTCTATATGGATGATATTATTATCACTGAAAGTTCGACTGAcgaaataaactattttgttcAGTAGCTACATAACGAATTTTCTCTAAAGGATATGGACGACCTCCATTATTTTTTAGGTATTGAAGTCAGTTGGTCATCTACTGGAAGTCTCCACTTATGGCAACGCAAGTACATTCGAGACCTCCTTGGCAGGTGTTCTCTGGCTAATGCAAAGAGTGTTCATACGCCGATGGTTAGTTCATCTACTTTGTATAAAGATGAGGGCGATCGGCTTACTGATCCTACTGAATACATGAGTCTTGCTGGTGCTCTTCAATATGTGGTATTAACTCGGTCGGATATTGCGTATGCGGTAAATCGTGTGTGTCAGTTCATGCATGCCCCTACTACAGTCCATCTGGTAGCATTAAAACGTATCTTGAGGTATTTACATGGCACTATTAATCATGGGCTGATTTTACATCGCTCTGACAAACTATCTTTAGTTGGTTATGCTGATGCCAACTGGAGTCTCGATTTTGATGACCGCTGTTCTACGACAGACTATTGTGTCTACTTTGGTCATACACTTGTCTCATGgtgttccaagaaacaacaagTTGTTTCTCGTTCCACGACAGAGGCTGAATATCGGAGCTTAACTGCAGCTACCAGTGATATTGCTTGGTTAAATTCTCTGCTAAcagaattaaatattagttcTGCTGCTCCTCCTATTGTTTGGTGTGACAATTCCAACGCAGTTGTTGTTGCAGCTAATCCGATCTTACACTCCAAATTCAAACATGTCGAACTTgacttattttttgtttgtgaGAAGGTAGCTGGTGGCTCCCTTATTGTTGGTGAAGTGCCAGCCTATGACCAGGTCACAAATATTCTCACTAAACCATTGTCTGTCTCTACTTTTGTCCGTCTCACAAATATTCAAACAAATATTCTCACTAAACCAGCTTATTGTTGGTGAAGTTTACTTTTGTCCATGGGctgggcccagaaaaaatttcggcccaCCTCTTAGGCCGGGCCCGGctcggcccgaaatatgagcctaaaattttgtccaggcctggcccgggaaaaaaatctaagcccgagcctggcccggcccgacccatttttttaataaacaccaaaaaaagtattttaaaaataaaaaaatacaaaaagtattttaaaaatattttaaaattaaaaattaaaaattaaaaaataaaaataaaaaatatatatttattatattcgggccgggcacgagacaaaaaagtggtgcccgaggcctggcccgttttctaaacgggccttgtttttttgcccaaacccatatttcgggcctatattttcacccaaaccctcccatatttcaggtGGGCAGTCGAGCCTACAATTATTTCTTTGTTCAACTGAATTAGTGTAGTATCTAACACCCCtacttttttttagttaaaaccACCACATGTCACAATCACGGTGTGacatatgataaaaataaaatttataaaattataaaaattattaaatattaataaaaatagaaaaattataaaattttataaagtcgtaagaaaattataaaaaaagtaaagaattataaaatcagtaaaaaattataaaaatcatattactaaaagaattttttataatttttatttatttttatcattttttgccacatgtattttgaaaaaacagatatttaattattttttaaaattaaaggcttttttgatgtatttaaaaatttcaagtatgtacaaaaaataatttaattacttttttttaaaaaaataaaggcattttacactaaaaccaaaaaaatattgcATTAAGCCCAAAAAAATCTCgatcaagtaaaattatattgtttaacCATTATACCATGAGTCTGCTAGGTTAGCACGTCTCTATCTGCTTTTCTAGCAGTTTTAGGTTTTGGCtttgtttttgataaaatagtGACGGCATCTaccaattcaatttattttttttacttttattacgGTTTTGAAGTTTGCATGGAGGCAGATCTAGCAggaggaggaagaagatgaatTTCTTCAGATCCAAACTAAAGAGAGAACGAATGGTGATGGGGAGTTTTTACAATTGGTGGGATGTTTTTTAACTGCAAGTATAGTCCATTTTCCAGCAATGAGAAGTACAATGGCAAACTTGTGGCATCCTGCACGGGGAGTTCAAATTACAGATCTGGGGAAAAAAGGTATTTATTCCAATTCTTTCATTTAATGGATCTTGAAAGGGTTATAAAAGGTTCACCTTGGACTTTTAATAATCACTTATTAATCCTCCATAAGTTGAGAAGGGGGAGAATCCGTTGCAGATCCCTTTAATCTATTCACCTTTGTGGGTCCAAGTACATGATGTCCCAATTGGGGAATTTTATAGGAGAATTCATGGAATACGATGGTTCAAGCTTGGGAAAAGAAAGTAGAAATTATATGAGAATTCGAGTCAAAATTGATATACGGCGCtctttaaaaaggaaaaaacaaataatgtGTTATGAAAAATGCTCATATGTTAGATTCAaatgtagcgacctaaaaatttgggcacgggcgctagtcgaagtaattattgaaaatttgaaaacagtgtctcgattttatttgaaaaaaaaggagtcgccaccgatcttttttctaggtgtgatcggacacctaataaattctctttttttgaagaaaaatttatttttaaatttttctaaaaaagaggtaattttaggtatacgtgaaaatccagagaaaattagagttcgggagtcggttacgcgcgaagaaggtattagcaccctcgcgacgcccaaaattggtatctcgttaaacgcacgctttttccttttttccaaAACACGAGCTTGGCCGAACGGTTTACACAAATTGaaccccttttttcttttttccttctcttttttcttcttttttttctctttgggCACCAGTTGGGCTACTCTTTGAAATTTGGTCGCGTCTTGGCGGGCTCTTTGGCTTGTCAATTTGTCTCATTGTTGGCTGCCCTTTTTTTTGCGTTGGGCCCTTTTTCGCTTTGGgccttgtttttgtttctttttctttttttttgttttgtttttgggcTGCTCTCTGGCCTGCTAAGTTGCTGGGCTGCTGCTGTGGCCTGCTGGTGTTGTCGGGTCGTGTCACGGGTCGGTTCGACCCCactgttaaaaaaaaattcttttcttcttttttccccttttcttctttctttcttctttctttctctctttttcttctccttcgTTCAGCCCCCGACGGCGCTTCCCCCGGCCTAGTGCGGTGGTTGACAGCGTCGGACGATGAAGCTCTCCTCTTCTCCTcctcttttttgaaaaaaaaagctctcttttttttattttttctttttcaaagctctctttttctctctttttttttgaaatttttttgatgatTGGGGGTtccaatttttagggttttaagccCAATTTATAGCTAATTTTCTTGTCCTTTTTATAGGGATTAGGTGGCTAGGGGAGAGGGAGGCCATGCCTTAGGCCAGTGGCCGAAAATCACGGGGTAGGTGTGCAAGTTGCTGCCAGAAGGACCAAAATGTAGACGTAGCAAAAGTCTTGGGGCTGaaacataattttgataaattttaggggtcaaaatgtaattttgagaaagtttaggggtcaaaatgtaatttcaaaaagtttaggggtaaaaatatgattttaaaaaattttagggattaaaatgtaatttcaaaaagtttaggggtaaaaatataatttaaaaaaattgagccggacaaaattcagtgattacagctgcccctctttgatcatcgctgtgaaacagggatagagcaaagacttaaaagcactgaattttgttcgactatctaaaatttttctttttatttaaaaaacagaaattgaaaatacctcgcCGTGTggcccgaggctcaactcacctctagCATTaagagttgatttttttttgaaaaacagaaatataaaagaaatacctcggcatgtgtccaaggctcaactcacttctcgcaatatgagttgatttaaaaaaaaacagaaattgaaaatacctcagagtgacccgaggctcaactcacctctcgcattatgagttgattttaaaaaatagaaatttaaaataaatacctcggcgtgtgacctgaggctcaactcacctctcgcaatatgagttgatttgatttttttttgagaagtaaaattgaaaaatacctcgaCTTGACTCGAGGCTCAGCTCACCTCttgcaatatgagttgatttttgcaaaaataggaatttaaaatacctcaacatgcgacccgaggctcaactcacctctcgtaatgagttgatttttgaaaaacagaaatttaaaagaaatacttCGGCATGTGTCGGAGGCTCAACTAACCTCTCGCAACATGAgctgatttaaaaaaaaaacagaaattaaaaagaaatacctcggcatgtgtccgaggctcaactcacctctcgcaatatgagttgattttaaaaaaacagaaattgaaaatacctcagcgtgacccgaggctcaactcacctctcgcaatataagttaatttttttgaaaaaaatacttcGGCGTGTGAcctgaggctcaactcacctatcgcaatatgagttgaaaaaaatagaaattaaaaaatacctcgGCGTGTGGCCCGAGGCTAAACTCacttctcgcaatatgagttgatttctaaaaaacagaaatttaaaagaaatacctcggcatgtgtccgaggctcaactcacctctcgcaatatgagttaatttttgaaaaaacagaaattaaaaagaaatacctcggcatatgtccgaggctcaactcacctcttgtaatatgagttgattttaaaaaaaaacagaaattgaaaatacctcagcgtgacccgaggctcaactcacctctcgtattatgagttgattttaaaaaacagaaatttaaaagaaatacctcgacatgtgtccgaggctcaactcacctctcgcaatatgagttgattttaaaaaaaaaacggaAATTTAAAAGTACCTCGGGATGTGGtctgaggctcaactcacctctcgcaatatgagttgattttgaaaaataggaatttaaaaaaaaatacctcggtatgtgacccgaggctcaactcatctctcgcaatatgagttgatttttgaaaaaaacagaaattgaaaagtACCTCGGCATGTGagccgaggctcaactcacctctcgcaatatgagttgatttttgaaaaacaaaaattgaaaaatacctcagcatgacccgaggctcaactcacctctcgcaatatagttgatttttttgaaaaacaaaaatttaaaagaaatacctcgacatgtgtccgaggctcaactcacctctcgcaatatgagttgatttttgaaaaatagaaatttaaaaaaatacctcggcgtgtgacccgaggcttaactcacctctcgcaatatgagttgatttttgaaaaacagaaatttaaaagaaatacctcggcatgtgtcccgaggctcaactcacctctcgcaatgagttgatttttgcaaaaatagaatttgaaaaataattccTGAAGGAAACAGGGTTTCAAAGAAACATCAGGTAAAACTAAAAACCTCATTTTCATTGATTCTGTGCAGTTTTCTCCCAAAATTCCTTGCTCTATTGGGATACTtgtatatgtcatgtatgaTGTTATCATGATATGCACGTGTTTGTCCTAAATGCTTTTATGCCTACATGATCATGCCATGCACTCTGGGTTGTTTGTCACGTgccacatttttttattttcatgaggGTCCGCattcatttcctcaattcttGACTTTTCTCTCCAGTTTTGTACTCATCCTCAAGTTCTGTGAGTAACCCACATTTTCGTATACCACCTTCCTGCCCCATTGTTGAACTTTGTTCTTGCTTCAGAGTCCttgtatttatcaaattctcatctaggtaatgctcaacattcattttgtttagagtatgtcatcttactatttattatttaaatgaatcaaacacgaGATGAATGAAAAATGGCAAAGTAGGCATGAAAGAAAGACCTCACATTCATCATTTTTGTTCAAaagcaacaaacaaaaaattgacAAGGAAAGTTCAACAAATGAATCgtcataaagaaaagaaagcgaaTTCAATGGCCAGAAATGCTCTAGATATCCAATGCATGAGCTTCTCTGCATTTCTTCATCCTAGATCTTTTCGAGCACGGCTTCTTGTGTAGAAGATTTCGAGCTTCtgagaatgcttcaaatattgCGACTTCGTCATTCAACTCCCCATTCAAGTCACTTTGCTCCTTTAAGCCCGAGCCCACCTTATTAGGACGCCCTTTTGGGTTTTCATCCTAATCctttttgtttatcaagacgcccttttcgggttttcatcttgatttttctttttcttttctttgttttttttgtttttgttttgtttttgtctttttttgtttttttgtctatttttttagacataatatttcttcacagcATCTGAGTTCACTGGATTAGGTAATTCTTTCCCGTCCATCTCAGTGAGAATCAGAGCCCCTACTGAGAATATCTTTTTTACAACGTATGGCCCTTCCCAATTTGGTGACCATTTTCCTCGAAAGTCTTTTTGTATCGGAAGGATCTTTCTTAAAACGAGCTCCCCTTCGTGAAATTCTCTTGGCCGCACTTTTTTATTATGGGCCGTGATCATTCTCTTCTGGTACATCTGTCCATGACAAATTGCCTTCAATCGTTTCCCTTCAATAAGGTTTAGCTGATCATGTCGAGCTCGAACCCACTCTGATTCTTCTAACTCTGTCTCCATCAAGACGCGCATGGATGAGATCTCTACTTCGATAGGCAGAACGGCTTCCATCCTGTAAACCAGAGAAAAATGAGTTGCCCCCGTAGACGTCCGTACAGAGGTGCGATATGCGTACAAAGCGAATGGTAGCTTCTCGTACCAATCTTTATATATCTCAGTCATCTTCCCAATAATCCTCTTACTGTTCTCATTAGCCGCTTCTACTGCTCCGTTCATCTTCGGGCGATAGGGCGAAGAATTATGATGCTTTATCTAAAATTGCTCACAtacttctttcatcatcttgttgttcaaatttaaagcattatttgaaattattctTTCAGGCagaccatatcgacatatgatctcctttttttAAGAACCTACAGACTGCAGCCTTTGTTACAGTAGCAAACGAAGTGacttctacccattttgtgaagtagtctataaccacaaagatgaatcgatgtcCATTGGAAGCTTTCGGGAAAATTGGCcctataacatccatgccccacatagaaaaaggccacggagaagtcatgacatgaaggggCGACGGAGCTGCATGAATTTTAtcgccataaatttgacatttgtaGCACTTTCGTGCATAGCCAATGCAATCCCTTTCCATCATCAGCCAATAATAACCAAGTCTCATAATCTGCCTGGCCATGGTGAAACCACTATCATGTGCtccacaaattccttcatgaacCTCCTCAAGTATCTTTCTAGCTTCAACAGCGTCCACGCACCTCAGGAGCACTTGatcttttccccttttgtatagaaTATCCCCGTCAAGAACAAATCCAATAACCATTCTTCTgattgttcttttgtcattctcgTTTGCCTGCTCGGGGTACCTTTGATCTTGATATACTCCAAGATATCATGGAACCATGGTCGTCCATCTGATTCCTTCTCAATACTAAAATAGTGTACGGGGGTCTCACATATACTCATTTGGATAGGCATTATCTCAATTTCTCTGTTTGCTTTGAACATCGAAGCCAAGGTGGCTAGGGCAGCAGCCAATTAGTTCTCCTCTCGTGGAAAGTACTTAAAAGTCACTTCTTTGAATTCTTTGACCAATTTCGCCACGAGATCGTGATACCTAACTAATTTTGGATCTCTCACTTCCCAATCTCCACGAATTTGATAAATGACTAATGCTGAGTCCCCATGTACctgtaaaatttcaattttcctcATAATAGCTGCACGGAGTCCCATGATGCAAGCCTCATACTCTGCTATATTATTGGTACAGAAGAAATTCAATCTGGCAATAAGCGGGTAATGATCCCCTTCAGGTGACACTAAGACTGCTCCGATCCCATGCCCTAATGCATTTGATGCACTATCAAAGCTCATCTTCCATGACTTCTCTTTTGATGACTCGCCCTCTTTTTCTGAAATgcacatcaaatcttcatctgGGAAATCAAATCTCAAAGGCTCGTATTCCTCCGTTGTTCGACTTGCCAAGAAGTCAGTTATTGCGCTTCCCTTTATCGACTTTTGGCTCACATATACAATCTCATACTCAGTTAATAGGATCTGACATCGTGCCATTCTCCCTGAGAGTGCATgtgactccatcatgtactttattgggtccagttttgaaattaaccatgtcgtatgatacaacatgtattgtctgaGCCTTCGAACCGTCCAAATTAATGcacaacaaaatttttcaattgaagGGTATTTTGCTTCATACTTTGTGAACTTCTTGCTGAGGTAGTAAATtgccttttctcttttccccgactCATCATGTTGTCCCAGAACGTAACCCATTGAGTTTTCAAACACGGTCAGGTACAATATTTAAGGTTTTCCAGAGGTCGACGGTACTAGTACCTGAAGATTAGATAGATACTGTTTTATCTTGTCAAAGGCTATTTGGCACTCCTCATTCCATTCTCCCGGATTATGTTTTCGAAGGAGTCAAAAAATTAGATCACACTAATTGGTAAGTTGGGCAATGAATCaagcaatgtaattcaacctTCCTAAAAATCCTCTGACTTCCTTTTGTGTGCGCGGGGGAGGCAATTCTTGTATAGCTTTTATCTTATCTGGATCAACCTCCTGACAATGAAACCTAGTAGTTTTTCTGAGGTAGCCCCAAACGTACTTTTGGCCGGGTTAAGCTTCAACTGGAACTTTCTTAACCTTTTGAACAACTTCTTTAAATTACCAACATGCTCTTTTTCTTCCCGAGATTTAGaaatcatatcatcgacataaacttctatttctttgtgcatcatatcattgAACAACGTCACCATGGCTCTCCGATATGTTGCCCCagcattctttaatccaaacGGCATTAGCTTATAGCAGAAGGTTCCCCACATTGTTATGAATATAGTTTTCTCTAAGTCCTCTGGAGCCATCTTTATCTGGTTATAACCTGAgaagccatccatgaaagaaaacagagaATGCTTTGCCGTATTATCTACCAAAGTGTCGATGTGTGGTAAAAGAAAGTTATCCTTAGGGCTTGTTTGATTCAGATCAcgataatccacacacattcgcaCCTTGCTATCTTTCTTCGGCACTAGGACTATATTAACTACCCATTCTGGATACTTGGAGACTTGTAGAAAGCCAACGTTAAATTATTccttgacttcttcttttatcttcaacaGCATTTCGGGTCTCATCCTTCTTAGCTTCTGTTGAACAGGTTTGCATTCCCAACCCTGGCATGTCCTGATACGACCAGGCAAACACATCATTATACTCACGGAGCAAGGCGATCAAATTCTGTTTGGtgttctctgaaatggaaatcccaatcttcacttcttgtttcttttcttcacttCCCAAGTTTACTGTATCAACAGATTCTTGATGAGGTAAAATatgtttctcttcttttttaacCATTCTCAGTAAGTCAGAAGGCGGGACACAATTTTCAGCATCCTTAGCTTCGAATTCTCCTAAACAAATAGCATTCTCTAAATCGATTTCAAGACTTGTAACAGAATTGTTCATGCTATGGACATCTGAGCACCTGAAAGGTGAATGGGAAAGAAAACTATAGAGGAGCATCAAAGTACTAGGATCAACACAcaaaatgttatgaaatgatatgaaatacATG
The nucleotide sequence above comes from Gossypium raimondii isolate GPD5lz chromosome 13, ASM2569854v1, whole genome shotgun sequence. Encoded proteins:
- the LOC128036228 gene encoding uncharacterized protein LOC128036228 gives rise to the protein MESHALSGRMARCQILLTEYEIVYVSQKSIKGSAITDFLASRTTEEYEPLRFDFPDEDLMCISEKEGESSKEKSWKMSFDSASNALGHGIGAVLVSPEGDHYPLIARLNFFCTNNIAEYEACIMGLRAAIMRKIEILQVHGDSALVIYQIRGDWEVRDPKLVRYHDLVAKLVKEFKEVTFKYFPREEN